One segment of Prionailurus bengalensis isolate Pbe53 chromosome D4, Fcat_Pben_1.1_paternal_pri, whole genome shotgun sequence DNA contains the following:
- the LRRC26 gene encoding leucine-rich repeat-containing protein 26, translating into MRSLSSLSRRPSPMLLLLLSPWSVWAQLSAAAAASGTPGTPDCPEACACAPGGQANCSRRALPAVPAGLSRRVRALLLDHNRVRALPPGAFVGADTLLRLDLRENGLRWVHARAFWSLGALQQLDLSANQLEALAPGTFSPLRALRSLSLAGNRLARLEPAALGALPLLYALNLQDNELPALAPGLLAGLPALRALRLRGNPWVCGCALRPLCSWLRRHPRPAPEAETLLCVLPGRLTLRPLTALTDAAFSHCAQRLAPRDLAVVYALGPVSFLASLAACLALGSVLTACRTRRWRDTALGPLRRALDPGPGSPAAAAQD; encoded by the exons ATGCggagcctctcctctctctcgcGGCGGCCGTCGCCgatgttgctgctgctgctgtcgcCGTGGTCAGTCTGGGCCCAGTTGtcggccgcggccgccgcctcgGGAACCCCAGGCACCCCGGACTGCCCGGAGGCGTGCGCGTGCGCGCCGGGCGGCCAGGCCAACTGCTCGAGGCGCGCGCTGCCCGCCGTGCCTGCGGGCCTGAGCCGGCGCGTGCGCGCGCTGCTGCTGGACCATAACCGTGTGCGCGCGCTGCCGCCCGGCGCTTTCGTGGGCGCTGACACGCTGCTGCGCCTGGACCTGCGCGAGAACGGGCTGCGCTGGGTGCACGCGCGGGCCTTCTGGAGCTTGGGCGCGCTGCAGCAGCTCGACCTCAGCGCCAACCAGTTGGAGGCGCTGGCGCCCGGCACCTTTTCGCCCTTGCGCGCGCTGCGTTCCCTCTCGCTGGCAGGCAATCGGCTGGCGCGCCTGGAGCCGGCGGCGCTGGGCGCGCTCCCGCTGCTGTACGCGCTCAACCTGCAGGACAACGAGCTGCCTGCGCTCGCGCCGGGACTGCTGGCCGGCCTGCCCGCTCTCCGCGCACTGCGCCTGCGCGGCAACCCTTGGGTCTGCGGCTGCGCCCTGCGTCCGCTCTGCTCCTGGCTGCGCCGGCACCCGCGGCCGGCGCCAG AGGCCGAGACGCTGCTCTGCGTGTTGCCAGGGCGCCTGACGCTCAGACCCTTGACCGCCTTAACGGACGCCGCCTTCAGCCACTGCGCGCAGCGGCTCGCCCCCCGGGACCTGGCTGTGGTCTACGCGCTCGGGCCCGTCTCCTTTCTCGCCAGCCTGGCCGCCTGCCTGGCGCTGGGCTCCGTGCTCACCGCCTGCCGCACGCGCCGCTGGCGCGACACCGCCCTCGGCCCGCTGAGGAGAGCGCTGGACCCTGGCCCCGGGAGCCCCGCGGCCGCTGCTCAGGACTGA
- the TMEM210 gene encoding transmembrane protein 210: MAPCPQPDSCLAGGPLGLICLSLLLIPAAAGTYCECSLGLSREALIALLVVLAGVGASCFCALVIVAIGAMRAKRHEHASRRHMDSRMVGHFGVQEDHTDLHTVHVESHLMDPDLEVSLMPPLEAHGLITIPMDPMAPTLTLEEPSPLTPPPE; this comes from the exons ATGgccccctgtccccagcctgACTCCTGCCTGGCTGGCGGCCCTCTCGGCCTGATATGTCTGTCCCTTTTGCTCATCCCTGCTGCAG CTGGAACGTACTGTGAGTGCAGCCTCGGCCTCAGCCGCGAGGCCCTCATTGCCCTGCTGGTGGTGCTGGCGGGCGTTGGTGCCAGCTGCTTCTGTGCCCTCGTCATCGTGGCAATTGGTGCCATGCGAGCCAAGAG ACATGAACATGCCTCCCGCAGACACATGGACAGCAG GATGGTGGGGCACTTCGGGGTCCAGGAAGATCACACGGATCTGCACACAGTGCATGTGGAGTCCCACCTCATGGACCCTGACCTGGAGGTCTCCCTGATGCCTCCCCTGGAGGCTCACGGCCTCATAACCATCCCCATGGACCCGATGGCCCCAACTCTGACTCTAGAGGAGCCGTCCCCTCTCACCCCCCCACCTGAGTAG